The Sorex araneus isolate mSorAra2 chromosome 5, mSorAra2.pri, whole genome shotgun sequence genome has a segment encoding these proteins:
- the DDX20 gene encoding probable ATP-dependent RNA helicase DDX20 isoform X1, with amino-acid sequence MAAALETAAAAQPAEPAEPAAEAAGAEARRGAARSLRTAHDLGGPRARTGDVLLAEPADFASLLLSRPVLDGLREAGFERPSPVQLKAIPLGRCGLDLIVQAKSGTGKTCVFSTIALDTLILENLSTQILILAPTREIAVQIHSVITSIGIKMEGLECHVFIGGTPLSQDKTKLKKCHIAVGSPGRIKQLIELDYLNPHSIRLFILDEADKLLEEGSFQEQINWIYSSLPASKQMLAVSATYPEVLANALTKYMREPTFVRLNSSDPSLIGLKQYYKVVDSYPLAHKIFEEKSQHLQELFSRIPFNQALVFSNLHSRAQHLADVLSSKGFPAECISGSMNQNQRLDAMAKLKQFHCRVLISTDLTSRGIDAEKVNLVVNLDVPVDWETYMHRIGRAGRFGTLGLTVTYCCRGEEEDMMMKIAQKCNINLLPLPDPIPPGLMEECVGCDVEVKAAVHTYDLTSMSVQPLKKQIQKMERNDQTQKTQGNHMSSSRNTAGLSIKSKNNVKQKLPAKSNSECGFLEKTVPPKEVGCAGQLEEPMKTPVQTPTENTTDQQQLRDASSVSLPKIPCLSSFKIHMPRALTFADLVEDYEHYIKEGFERPVEIIRHYTGLGDQAVNPQNGFVRERITEERVQTLVSSSQSGDSESDSDSSSSRTSHQSKGSKLYLEGSSETQLRETESTPVCGHVSLEQHVGDTPNLGEHQEPPEIQVKTRHKEGVNPRGKQSRRNLPRRSSHRLQSDSQEDAWYDGNRDTYLDSADAYQDYEEYWRAYYRAWQEYYAAASQSYYWNAQRHPGWMAAYHMNTVYLQEMMRGNQ; translated from the exons ATGGCGGCCGCGCTTGAAACGGCGGCGGCCGCCCAGCCCGCCGAGCCCGCTGAGCCCGCGGCCGAGGCGGCGGGAGCCGAGGCCCGCCGCGGGGCGGCGCGGAGCCTGCGGACGGCTCACGACCTCGGCGGCCCGCGGGCTCGCACTGGCGACGTGCTGCTGGCCGAGCCGGCCGACTTCGCGTCGCTGCTGCTGTCGCGGCCGGTGCTGGACGGGCTGCGGGAGGCGGGCTTCGAGAGGCCGTCGCCGGTGCAGCTCAAGGCCATCCCGCTGGGCCGCTGCGGGCTCG ATTTAATCGTTCAAGCTAAGTCCGGGACTGGGAAAACCTGTGTGTTCTCCACCATTGCCTTGGACACCCTGATTCTGGAAAACTTAAGTACTCAG attttgatCTTGGCTCCTACAAGAGAAATTGCTGTTCAGATACATTCTGTTATCACAAGTATCGGAATCAAAATGGAGGGCTTAGAGTGTCATGTCTTTATTGGAGGGACTCCATTATCACAagacaaaaccaaacttaaaaagtgtCATATTGCTGTTGGATCTCCTG GCAGAATTAAACAACTGATAGAACTTGACTACTTGAACCCGCACAGTATCCGTCTCTTTATTCTTGATGAAGCAGATAAGCTTTTAGAAGAAGGCAGTTTCCAGGAgcaaataaa ttggaTTTACTCTTCTTTGCCTGCCAGTAAACAGATGTTGGCAGTATCAGCTACTTACCCTGAAGTTTTGGCAAATGCATTGACAAAATATATGCGAGAGCCCACTTTTGTGAGACTAAATTCCAGTGACCCAAGTCTCATAG GTTTAAAGCAATATTACAAAGTTGTCGATTCCTACCCTTTGGCACATAAGATTTTTGAGGAGAAGAGTCAGCATTTACAAGAACTCTTCAGCAGAATTCCATTCAATCAAGCTTTAGTCTTTTCCAATTTGCATAGCAG AGCGCAGCATTTGGCTGATGTCCTTTCTTCCAAAGGCTTTCCTGCCGAGTGCATTTCAG GCAGCATGAATCAGAATCAACGTCTTGATGCTATGGCTAAACTAAAGCAATTTCATTGCAGAGTCCTTATTTCCACAGATTTG acTTCGCGTGGAATCGATGCTGAAAAGGTCAATCTGGTTGTGAACTTGGATGTACCAGTGGATTGGGAGACATACATGCATCGGATCGGCAGAGCTGGCCGCTTTG GTACTTTGGGGCTGACTGTGACCTACTGTTGtcgaggagaagaagaagatatGATGATGAAAATTGCCCAGAAGTGTAATATCAATCTTCTGCCTTTACCAG atccCATTCCTCCTGGTCTGATGGAAGAATGTGTGGGTTGTGATGTGGAGGTTAAAGCTGCTGTTCATACTTATGATTTGACAAGTATGTCTGTTCAGCCCCTAAAAAAGCAAATTcaaaagatggaaagaaatgaTCAGACTCAGAAAACACAGGGTAATCACATGTCTTCATCTAGAAATACAGCTGGACTATCAATCAAATCAAAAAATAATGTCAAACAAAAGCTTCCTGCAAAAAGCAACTCTGAGTGTGGGTTCCTGGAAAAGACAGTACCACCAAAAGAAGTTGGCTGTGCCGGTCAATTGGAGGAGCCAATGAAGACTCCCGTTCAGACCCCCACTGAGAACACAACCGATCAGCAGCAACTCAGAGATGCTTCCTCGGTGTCACTCCCCAAAATTCCTTGCCTGTCTTCCTTTAAAATCCATATGCCACGTGCTTTAACTTTTGCAGATCTGGTAGAGGATTATGAACACTATATTAAAGAGGGGTTTGAGAGACCCGTGGAAATCATTAGACACTATACAGGTCTCGGGGATCAGGCCGTGAATCCTCAGAATGGCTTTGTGAGAGAGAGAATCACTGAGGAGAGAGTGCAGACACTGGTAAGTAGTAGCCAGTCTGGAGATTCggagagtgacagtgattcctCCAGCTCCAGGACTTCTCACCAGAGCAAAGGAAGTAAGCTGTACTTGGAAGGCTCTTCTGAAACTCAGCTGAGAGAGACTGAGTCCACCCCTGTGTGTGGCCATGTCTCCCTGGAACAACATGTGGGTGATACCCCTAACCTAGGAGAACATCAGGAACCACCTGAAATCCAAGTGAAGACTAGGCATAAAGAGGGAGTCAACCCCAGAGGGAAGCAGAGCCGGAGAAATCTTCCGAGGCGGTCTTCCCATCGGCTGCAGTCAGATTCCCAGGAGGATGCCTGGTATGATGGCAACAGGGACACGTATCTGGACTCTGCTGACGCCTATCAGGATTATGAGGAGTACTGGAGAGCTTACTACAGAGCATGGcaggaatactatgctgctgctTCTCAGTCATACTACTGGAATGCTCAGA
- the DDX20 gene encoding probable ATP-dependent RNA helicase DDX20 isoform X2, producing the protein MAAALETAAAAQPAEPAEPAAEAAGAEARRGAARSLRTAHDLGGPRARTGDVLLAEPADFASLLLSRPVLDGLREAGFERPSPVQLKAIPLGRCGLDLIVQAKSGTGKTCVFSTIALDTLILENLSTQAELNN; encoded by the exons ATGGCGGCCGCGCTTGAAACGGCGGCGGCCGCCCAGCCCGCCGAGCCCGCTGAGCCCGCGGCCGAGGCGGCGGGAGCCGAGGCCCGCCGCGGGGCGGCGCGGAGCCTGCGGACGGCTCACGACCTCGGCGGCCCGCGGGCTCGCACTGGCGACGTGCTGCTGGCCGAGCCGGCCGACTTCGCGTCGCTGCTGCTGTCGCGGCCGGTGCTGGACGGGCTGCGGGAGGCGGGCTTCGAGAGGCCGTCGCCGGTGCAGCTCAAGGCCATCCCGCTGGGCCGCTGCGGGCTCG ATTTAATCGTTCAAGCTAAGTCCGGGACTGGGAAAACCTGTGTGTTCTCCACCATTGCCTTGGACACCCTGATTCTGGAAAACTTAAGTACTCAG GCAGAATTAAACAACTGA
- the DDX20 gene encoding probable ATP-dependent RNA helicase DDX20 isoform X3 produces MAAALETAAAAQPAEPAEPAAEAAGAEARRGAARSLRTAHDLGGPRARTGDVLLAEPADFASLLLSRPVLDGLREAGFERPSPVQLKAIPLGRCGLDLIVQAKSGTGKTCVFSTIALDTLILENLSTQGL; encoded by the exons ATGGCGGCCGCGCTTGAAACGGCGGCGGCCGCCCAGCCCGCCGAGCCCGCTGAGCCCGCGGCCGAGGCGGCGGGAGCCGAGGCCCGCCGCGGGGCGGCGCGGAGCCTGCGGACGGCTCACGACCTCGGCGGCCCGCGGGCTCGCACTGGCGACGTGCTGCTGGCCGAGCCGGCCGACTTCGCGTCGCTGCTGCTGTCGCGGCCGGTGCTGGACGGGCTGCGGGAGGCGGGCTTCGAGAGGCCGTCGCCGGTGCAGCTCAAGGCCATCCCGCTGGGCCGCTGCGGGCTCG ATTTAATCGTTCAAGCTAAGTCCGGGACTGGGAAAACCTGTGTGTTCTCCACCATTGCCTTGGACACCCTGATTCTGGAAAACTTAAGTACTCAG ggcctttgA